The nucleotide window tgataacattttaaggTACATTTTTTCTCAGGGCAGGGAAATCGACAATGGCAGGGATGCTTCATAATtcacaaaggggggggggggggaaacaggcaaatatGTGTGGGGAAGTTTGAGTGAGGGAGGCTAAGtcacaaaattttcagtttgaGGGCAAAtcatgaacagctaattaattaccctttagacttaaaattagtcagttcataTTACTTGTCCTGTAtaaaaattttatcataatgAGGACCTCTTAAACAGTAAATTGTTTGTTGGCTGCACCTTAAAAAGCCTTCTCGTTGTTTGGTAACTCCTCATATATCTTGCAATCTCActcaaatcatgataaaatgaatagttttgaagtagTCGACCGCGTTTTAACAACGTCAATCGTTTTCCGTGTCCGACAGACGAGCAACGCAACTAAAATATGTGCACCATAATGCAATTGTGTTCCCTCTTGACCGGCACAGATCGTTGCCCATACACGACATGACAATCCCCATTCAAGTTGCAGAAAGGTTTATCTTCAAACAGTTCTATTGTATGGGGCTACAACATCTGTGCAGGTACAAAGAAATCGCGGCTGCTTGTTCATAGTTTGATATGATAAGTGTGATTTGTCTGTCGGACGCGTACGCATTAAAGCGATGAAAGTCCTGTATACCAAGCAGTAACATCTTCAAAACTGTATTGAGTTTCAGTTTTACTTCCATAATCAAAACTTGATCATAGTATTTGTTTTGTCATAATTATATGGTGAGTTAAACAtaacgggaaagctccattaacttagaaaTACACTACTTCCCCTAGAGGATCAATGTCACAGACccgcctttcctacaatggcactacagtggcaccagctggattagataaacataacaatggaacattgacaccttgggggattaaaagtcttccgtttgtcacccgagttggtcaggcaaggactcgggtttcaggtaccatgaaagttaatgcagtcttcccctaaTGAAGGATATCCTAGGAAATTCCCCTCGAAATTATGGTATGTGTGGTCCATTGAAGCAGAAATCGCGCGTCCATTGCAGGTCGATTCAGTGGAACGCCTGCATCGGACCCCGCCAGACTATGCAAGAGGGGCGCCTGCTGGGCATCGCTGAGTAGGGGAGAGCCTAATGCCTAAGGCACCAATTATATTAGGGAGAAGCATGTTGAGGAAGCTAGTATcaccaaccctaaccctaaggCTAACCTAATTTCTGTTCCAAACGCGCGTTCTACCTAAATAACTATTGATATGTATGAAGCAAAATTGatatgaaaacataaacagtAGTGAAATTGTGAGATTCAACCTAATTGGATGCTTTGGCATGAGTGCCTGTTGTCCTTTAAGAGAAAAACACACAAGAACGTCTTTGCAATTTAGTTTGTACAGTAGCCCCCTGACCACGAAAAGACAGAGTATATGTAGCCCATGATGTTGCAATCAATCGTGTGAAATCCCGACGGGTAATTGAAAAAGAGACAGGTTTTAATActatatgtttttctttttcaggAAATGCCATTCAagaaacacatgtttagaaAGTGTAGCGTTGTTGGAAACAGTGGCTTTATACTGGGAAGCAAATGTGGCAAGTACATTGACGAAGCAGACTTTGTTATCAGGTAAATGTTAAATGTGTTTTGTGTACATCGTCCAGTAATCTTACTTATTTTAATAGAGACAAGGAGCGAATGATTTGACAACATCACGTGCTGGATTCCCATGAACAGGCTTCCCTATTCTGGCTCTCATATCACACAAGGAAGGGCCAGCTTACATGCAAAATCAGTTCGGTTCTGGAGgactgttttcaaaatgttagcCTACCAAATATATCTACAACTGCTCGAACCTCAAGGACGCTGAGCACAGCTAAAGTTATCAACTTCACGAAGGGCTGTTTGCCTTCGTGAATATTTTTCAGCCGTTTTCGGTCTTGCATTCACCACTCACGTTGTGCTCGCGAATGTCGTAGAGCTATCGATGATGCTCTTGAAATGATACTTAGTCTAGTGGTTGAGCTTTTCGTGGTTCATATTGTGTCTGAAATTCACATTGGTTTGGGACTGAGTTTCTACCCCTGGAATGCTGTTCATAATGTTCACTTTCACATGGAGCTACTAGGAGCTACTATGGTTTTGCCATATGTCAGTCTGTAGCGAGACGTTCCGATCATTTCTGCAAAATAATTATTTAGTTTAGGAGAAGAGCGCTCTTAGAGCGAAGCAATATCtccaaaaaaaagaaagtctCCAATAAACTTATTAAGCTTGACCCCTAGATACACAAAACTAGACCTTTCACATGAAGAACGGTtcttttacaaaattacagGCGAGCGAGGCGTGCTTTAAAGGCATCAATAAGAATAGTTGGATTGTTAGTGTCCTgaatgttaaaatgaacttgttgGCCTACTTTTTACTTAATCTGTATTTCGGAATACTACAGATAAAGACATTATGTTCTTTTAGGTGTTGGTAATTTTAACGTACGTTGCATTCGTCTGCTTTGATCAGCCATAACATAAAAGAATATTTATTTGTATGTCTTGCGGTTCCGTGTTCCATTGTTATTAATCAATGAGACGATACGATTTCAGGGAGTAGACATTTCGCTGAAAATGTCTGAACACTCGAGCTGGCTTTCCTAGGTGCGTAGCAAAGACACCATTGTCTGAATGTCTGGAAAAGGAGGCCCTCTCAGCAAGATACCATAGATACTCTAATTAGATCTGACAAACAGTTGTAATTCTCTCTGACCTCAAGCAGTACTGTTTTCTGACTGAGTCAATACTACTTAGCACCGTTCTCGCGGTCTTGCACTCGCCACTTTTCTTTATTAAAATGGTTGTTAGAAACTAACATTacttaatttttgattttaccTTCAGACTTAATATGGCGAGAGTCTGCAATTATACGGATGATGTTGGCGctaaaacacatcttgtaacGTGTACTAAGTCAATGTTTATTTCTAAGTAAGTAACTTATTCTTAAGTAAGCAACAAGTTTCTGATGGCGAAACAAAGGCTGCATAAAGAATACTTGTATATTCACTCATACAAACGTTGATATATGTACGTTTTTATGAGTGTACTCAGGTGAAAATATACGCTGACTGTCACAAACATTACAtcacaaaaacaaaccaaacacGAGTTCTAGCTATACGTGCATAACAATATCTAAGTTTACTTATGAAATGATATAATTATCTACATGCGGAAATCGGTTCACTTATGAAATGATATAATTATCTACATGCGGATATCgcttcatttatctacatgtatatttagCTATTTGTCTGACAGGCGTGTCTCAAACTATCCTTATATCTGTTTTTGTCCGTACGTTTGCCTCTATATCTACCCTATCtcttatatgtgtgtgtgcatgtgtgtgtctgtgtgtgtctgtgtgtatctaTCTTAACTAATGTATTTGCCTGTCTGTCTATTTTTCCGTCCGTCCTCTCCTGCCCCCCACCAGTCCATCGCCTACGTATCTGCAATCTAATTCTCTATATTTCTATCTTATCTGTTCATCTCTCAGTCCGACTGGCTACTTGCCTGCCTACATACTTACCTAAAGCAGTCAACATATCTgcatgtctgtctctctgtctgtctatctatctgtctgtctatctatctatctatctatctatctatctatctatctatctatctatctatctatctatctatctatctatctatctgtctgtctgtctgtctgtctgtctatctatctatctatctatctatctatctatctatctatctatctatctatctatctacctatttatatatatgtacatacatatatatcgTATACTCATACCATATGAGTATGTCGTCTTATTACATTTACTCTCATAAAAAGTGTAATGCATTATTAATAATTATATATTACAGTTACACAAAATTCGATGAAAGAGGGAAACAGAAGTATAAGAACGAGCTGATCGGTGAATTTCAAAACGCTACCGTCTTCACCACAGCGTTTTACTTCCGGACACATAGAGACTTTGCCCTCCGTGCACAAGATATACATAAGTCAGTCAACAGCGATGTCCTCTTTGCTTATAACCCCTATATTTATTATGTGAAAGATTTTTTTAGGAGAAAGTATCATGTCAAGGAAGACTATGTGTCATCAGGCGAGTAAAATTACAGTTATATTGAATACTTGTATTCACACGTTCAAGAAAGGTAAACTCTGCAAAATTAAGCAAGTGAAGTATTCAGCGGAATAGGAACAGCAAAGAACAGAACAAAGTTAAATTCTTAATTAGTAATTATGAATTAACTTCTCGTCGTAAAATTCATAAATAGAATATCAGCAGAAAATACATCACACATGATCTCACTGAGAGACGGATATAAAGTCAATCTTCATCAGACTAATTTGCGTCTTGATTGCCATGACATTTCCTCATGTAATTATAAAGTGATGGTCAAGTACCCTTCACTTTCCTTTCCAACCAATCGATTATATTGTTGCATTGTGATAAACAGAAATTGACCTTAAGGAATTACGCGcttcgaaaatgaaagatttgaaGTTTTGCATCACTTTTCCGAAATAAAATTGTCACCATTTTTCAGGGGtcgccgtgcaaagtttggtaccagagaaacacaTTGCCCAACATAacgattttgaaattcaatatttgccacCATCAGTGTGCTGACTATATTAGGAAAAGGAACATGTTCGATATCTGAAAAACTTAGACGGTGTATCTTTCTTATTAAaacagttttaaaatgagccctcacaaatGGTAGCTCAGAAACGAATCTTACaaatttgagagttcaaatatctgtcctcgaggagCATTCTGCCTTAATTTGAAGAATCTCATGCTTTGTATGACAATGTCCTGCACACTGTTACAACTATGATTTATCTTGCAGGTCTACTGCTATTTTCGGCTGCAATGAGTTTCTGTGAAGAAGTTCATCTTTTTGGATTCTGGCCTTTCTTAGAAGACCCAGACGGCAAACCACTGTACTATCACTACTTCGACAAATATGCCGTCATGAATCAGGTTCACAATATGACAGCTGAGTTTGAAACGCTGGTGAATTTTCACAACAAAGGAGCGATGCGATTGCATGTCGGAAAGTGTGAGAGTTAACTTTACCATCAGGCGGACGAAAGCATCACA belongs to Ptychodera flava strain L36383 chromosome 17, AS_Pfla_20210202, whole genome shotgun sequence and includes:
- the LOC139115886 gene encoding alpha-2,8-sialyltransferase 8E-like, which gives rise to MRCTKSTRSLVFCVVVFFGLAICIVTITLLGHSNSRITIPSYAKVGKLLDGALPFAVTVSGNQKNINNSTIFVPNFMDLPAAAITTKKRNFASQRQKSINKYVPDVMNETVKLNNSFNVAVGKYEQMAVMNLETAKTNTSEAKWVLDIYKRIKRNWTFNAKVAEKIRFQLEKYCKTSEQFVLTQKIVNLNINGTLTYEGQKKWETNVTLEEFDRLPKEMPFKKHMFRKCSVVGNSGFILGSKCGKYIDEADFVIRLNMARVCNYTDDVGAKTHLVTCTKSMFISNYTKFDERGKQKYKNELIGEFQNATVFTTAFYFRTHRDFALRAQDIHKSVNSDVLFAYNPYIYYVKDFFRRKYHVKEDYVSSGLLLFSAAMSFCEEVHLFGFWPFLEDPDGKPLYYHYFDKYAVMNQVHNMTAEFETLVNFHNKGAMRLHVGKCES